The Montipora foliosa isolate CH-2021 chromosome 6, ASM3666993v2, whole genome shotgun sequence genome includes the window GGGCACAGAGTCATATGCCCAGGGTTTGCCGGGGATGGGGgtggggatgttgaagtttccaTTTGATCGGCGCATCATAGAATAGCCTGCAATTTAAGTTTCCCGTAATCCAGGATTACCTTAATCAGGTTTTGATGCAACTGGACCCAGATACATTTCATGAAAAAATATAGAGCACTCTAAGTTACATCCTGATTGACCAGCCTGAAAGCTCATAATGTTCCAAGGGTGCACCTCATTGTTGTACCCGATGGATAAATCGCTCACTGTTCAGCGGATAACCCAGACAATACGTTTTGAGATAGCTTATCGACTGGATATTAATTTATCCACTTAATTTTGAACTATCCAGGCCAGAAAAATGATTGTGAATCTATCTGTAGTGTATTAGACCGGAAATTGTTACGGATCGGAAACAGGGTTATTGGACATCCCAGGGTGCCTTGCGTTCAGTCTGCCGTTGGGAGTTTCCCTTTGAAGTTTCATAGTTGTGTTTTCTCGGTATTATCCTGTAACATCGAGGCGAGTTTCTATAAAAAGATACTATTTTCATAAAATCCTTGCCTAAAGACATAAAAAGTGTGCATGCGATCTTTTAACTTCTCTCTGAATTCTTGATTTTAATGTCCTTTGTAGGATGATGCGAGAAAACCATCTCGTTACAGTACACAGCATCAAAACAGGAGCCAGCTAGTTCCAAGGCCAGATAATCATCTTTGTTTGGCAATCACTGGCATGATATGCTGTTGCTTTCCGCTTGGTGTAGTTGGTTTCATTTGCGCAATGCAAGTAAGTTATATTACGGCTCTCAGAAATTGACTGTGTAGGCCAATTGATACTTAAGTTGTGCCCGTAATTAATTTTGCCCAGTTTAAGTCAAAAGTCAGCGTGGACGTAATAATAAGAGGGTCTTCTCCCTGGGACGCAAAAGGACCGGGCATCGGTGCCTCAGCtgattgagcaccgggctgccatgagGTCGTGATTTCGACTCCgtccggaccaacactcagagcttttaaataactgagcagaaagtgctgcctttgtaattaaatccgcaaatggttagactttcaagtccaAGGACtagaaaccgtaggccccgtctcacctGTTCATTAGtttcctgtgggacgttaaagaactcacacactattcgagaagagtaggggatgacgttcccggtgttgtagcAGGtgcacatcagctgaatagctgccaaaacttcaacctgctcaaacaaataaataacaaacaaacaaacaagcaccCGGCCCCCGCTAGGTTCTGTCAGGAGCTCATCAACTGGAGTCTTTATCTCCATTTATTCCtcgagtcaaccctttcccgggtaaatttatttttaggaacaggtttttcccgcgaaaagtatcatactTTCCTTGACAcagagatagctctgttttaaTAGGTCACTTCGGAAactaccataatactctttgtttgttcccccaaattttgcatagaCATTGTtcccagtttctcttgggacttacaatggtcccaagacaaaacaaaaacaatgcttatggatgcttatgcaaaatttgggtggacagacaaaaagtattatggtattttccaaagtggcctattgacatcagtgagcgtgctgaatctcccaaggaaggcgttctataaataaatttactctGGAAGGCCAAGTGTGGGAGACTTTCCTTGATGAACTCCTGGTTCTGTTTATTAGCATCTCAGTCATGTTCGCGGAAAATTTAGCTGTAATCCTCCAAAAACTTCTGAATGTTTAAAGGGGGAACTGCGTAAGTGTTTGCACGTATAAAGATGATTTGTTCGAAATGCACCCTGCAATAACGCCGGGTTACGGTCCCTCGCTCGAAGTCACCATTACTGAATCATGTACCTGAGTCTGCTTTCAAAAATATCGTTCACCGTAATAAGTTGTCATGGTTTCAATTTTAAACAGGTTGACAAAGCATATGATGACGGCAATCGGGAGGGAGCAGCCTGGAGATCTAGAAACGCAAGATACTTGAGTTTAACGGCAGTAGTCTTTGGAATGTTAGGAATTGTTGGAGCCTCGTTTTACTTGATATTTTATCACCTCGTGCCCTCGTTGTCATGAATGGAGACTGTGTGTTAAAACAGAGAGTGAAAAGAAACTTAAATTACAGAGAACTGAAAAGGACAATCAACAGAGgacaaacaaaaatttcttttcGTGACGGCATCGAACGTTTCTCTCAACTCCGACTCAGCAAAAGGCATTCAAATGGCTTCTCTTTTGGAGCGACAAACGTATTACGCATCGCCGATCAAAGTGCTTGAGGTTCATTAGGTCAACTGACATATTTTGACCAATCATACGCCAGCGAGATGTAATATGAAAAGACAGCACAAAAGCCACGGTTTTTAAGACCATCCCGTGGTACGTTGCGGTCTTTCATTCTTATGACGTAAGCAAAAAGTTATATCAGTCGACAATGGGTGCCAACTATGGCCCTGAAAataagttaaaaatatatccaaGATAGaacgttctaaaaatagaaggataggcgcaaaggttgactcatggGGCTTGTGTGGAAAATACCCTACAACAATTTCGACTAACGTTTGAATACTCTATGTTGTTAAATTTATTTGAGGATCGTTGTAAAAAAGAAATGCGTCTAAAAAAATGGATGTCATCAAAGGAGTTCATTATGACAATTCGTTGCAACGTTGCCTTGAATTAAGTCTTGTGAACTCAATaagccattttcgagttcatgtctgccttctcttcaaagcgagtctaagtgcaacttttttgtgatgataattagttctactttacgtaTGAACGAAAATTAATTTTTACAGcaacttggactcgctttgaagagaaggcagacatgaactcggaaatggtctattctgCTATCCGAAAAAGGGTTCTGCAACTTGTCGCAACGTTTTTGGCCGgtgcaaggtatgttacattgggtggtgtttcgtgcaacttgttttgcaatGGCGTTGCCAAATTGCACGAAACGTTGCAGCGTAAAAGCGCCTTTAGTCCCTGATTGTGTAGGCTCCGCAACTGTATCGAAACGTCATTCCAATGTGGTTCGCTTTTTTACAtagtttaattaatttaagaaaGAGATCCAtccctttatttttgtttgtttgttttgcttttgttttctcgaCCCTGCGGTGGCTGGCAGCACCTTCGGCCCCGTTTATAATTTAGCTTGTGCAATCCCAAATGACACAATCGATTTTTTACCCAATTCCCAAAATTTGATTAACTTTGTACATCAATTTCTTGATGTTTATTTTTGATATCTAATTTCAAGATTTTAAGAATTTACTGTATCTGCAAGTCTGATAAGGTTGCTCGACATTTGCAGAGTTTAAAAGGACAAGAAATGGAGATATTGTCCTCAGCGCACAGTGCTTTGTTGTACAgtttcaacattaatttttgcagttaaggacgatgcctactaattcaaaggtatttttgcgcgttttactgaatatgcgggaaaagtaggttttaataagtgttattgaaatccaaaaagaaaattgggggtaaccacgcattttccgaagataattaatcaacaatatttgaaaAAGCTTTAACAGTACAACGCAATGTacggcgttcttttccaaagtgAAGCCTCACCTCACATACgacgagagctactgaaatttaaattgaccaatcagaattcagcgagctggaaaaactgtgctatccgacgtcacgtcaattgttcgcaattaaagggccagaaaaccattgaaaagattttgtggcaacCTTTTGTGAACAAACTTCGGTGCGAAAACTGGGTTGCCAGCAAGCGGCGATTcgaacgtcagctgttgtgcGTTGGCTGTCATTTGCGCTTTTTCTTAatttaagacgaattcagtgTAGTATTTCGGAAtaaagtgtaagaagacgttaaaactgtattgataatgtatttaccTGTGCAAAAGACTTTGATGGCGTCCTTTCGACAGGTAGATCGCCAACGCACAGAAATGCACCGTTTCCAGTGAAAGggaaatgattgacaggataacACAGTTTTGAATGctgcgcgcactgcgggcgcgggttccgcaTGCACGGCATTATCtgtgaaaaatgtgtggttacccccaattttctttttggataccaagagcacttgctaagatctgctttctccgcatagttttgaatcgcgcaaaaatatccctgtatcaaTAAGCACCACCcttaggaaatccgagtatctcgagatccgcagaacgtatgcgcaataacaatagtaggcaacaAGATTCATGGTACAAAATGTGTACTTATACATAGGGTAGTATCCCATATACCGCTGACATAAGCCCCAAATCCTCCCTATCCTAGAGTGGCTGTTTTTCAGAAACTGCAGAAGTCACCAAAACAGtttagccaaaacaaaacctataCCACAATCGTTTCTCTCCGAGAAAAGGAATTATTTATACTTGTTCAGTTCGTTCAGTCcttttctggtttccttagtcaagataaaatcttcaaccaaatTTTCAGTTCCGTGAAAAATTATACACTATTCTAGACAAAAACGCTCTGATTCATGTACCCtttcctagagtaaactgcttaaaaaccatacccttcgcagcggcacatacctatatacagtgtatatagctcatatatggcagtaccccctcccccctcccccctcccccctcccggGGGGGGGCTTATGGCCCTGTGATGACGAACATTTTTGACAATATCAACGGTGACAACCATAATTTTTCATCAAAGGTAACAAATTGAACAAGCGCCAAAAAAGATGCAGTCAAAACTATGATGCCGCCAACAAGGACATTGGCACAGTATTTAAACTTCAGTTACAGAGAAGAAGTCACAAGGGTCAAGTTTttgtacaacaacaacaacaacaaacgctgCAAGGTGAAATTTCAGCTGCAGTGTCAGCCTTGGGCCAGGCCATTTAGGTCATCTGCTTTGTTACACAGTCGAGCTCTGTGACGGGTGGCAAGACTGACTtttcgagaatccaatttttgaattttgctgTGTATTTAGCTGGTACTTGAAAAGAACATAGTTGATCATTTTTCCAAAAGAACAATTCAACTTTCTTGGGGATGTTCTCCCATTTCTGAAACGTCcacacgtccccgagtccccacgtccccacgtccccgcaTCCCCGCATCCCCTGTCCACGCGTCCTCGTCCTACTTTTCGACACATCCGCTGTGCGGCTCATTTGCTCTTTTGTCGGGTTGGAGCTTAATTTTTGCTTAAGTAAGGCCTCTCAAATCTTCCGCAGGTAGGCAGCCAGCGTTACTGTAGGTTGTAACAAAGTTAATAGCATTGTACTTACAAAGGTGTAGAAGCTTTTCAATAGAAACTCGTACCATAGGCCTTCGTGCTCAGGGCTGCACGGTATTTTAAATGTTGTGCGTGTGCCACGAGGtgaaaccaaaaagaaaatatcattCAGCATAAACGGtaaatttgaaatgaaattaGCTTTAGAAGCAACGGATAAACTGTACGATCTCGAACTGCTGTCGCTCAAATGATGCATGCTTCAGTGAAACTTAATTGTATTCCAAAACCCAATTTCTAGTCTCTATTTTCACCTGACATTTTATAATTAATACTCTAAAATCTAAAGCTTCAGCCTATATTTAAGCAAACCTCTGTTGGAAAATGCTGTAGTACATGAGGGCGTTTCATAAGAAATGTGTTCTTAATGCGTGACTTTTAAtgatatttgtttacaaattttcaATAGGCGAGCTCATACTGGGGCCcaagtaggccataagtgcAACAGAAACTCAGGCCAACTTGAGACTTACTCGTGTTTTGATCTGCTCAAGTACGCGCATTCGAGGGTGATAAAACTAGACTTTAGATCATACTTGGGCTTCTCTGAACATAACTCGTTTCTGAGGTTGCAAATTAACGTCATTTACATTTTAAAGTAGAACTCTGGTATACTTAAAGCCTTCTTACATCCCAAGTGTGAACCCGACTAACATTATTGTTGTTGCATGAAAGATGATCAATGCTTTTATGTTCGGTCTGAATAAGACCACGGAGTTACATAAAGTACCGGtacatttttcttaatttttaagGTTTATAGTAAGAAAAAACAACAGTGCTACATCACAATGAGCCACCAGTTTTGCTGGTTTCGTAACATATTGGGACAAAAGCTTACTGATGAAGAAATGGGAAATATAAAGTACCCAAGGGTGGAGCTCTATTCACATGTTACTTTCAAGACCATCCAAGCAGGGGCGTTGTTGGGAATGATTGTGATAGCTCCAGCCGTTCGTCTTGCAGCAGGGCCTCGTACATTAAAGGCAGTCACTGAAACAGCTCTTCGTTATGGTAGAAATGGTGCAATTATTGGCATTCCACTGGGATCTCTTATGACTTATGGACGAGCCACAAGTGGTGATGGAATCGACGAGGATGGCTTCATTGACCGTGCCTACAGACTGAGGTATAGGGTGAAAGCTgtgtttaatttttattgtatcATAAGACTATAATGGAAATGATAATCCTTGACTCTCCTTTGACTTTGGCCTTAAAAGTTGCAAGCATTTTGAAATGGAATTTTGGCTAACTGGGTGAAAGGTTAATATCCTAAATtgttatatggctctgtctcacgaggactgggaacacaaaattcacgaatttgattggctaaaatcgatattgaccgcggtctagattttcccatctagaccggtaatgttttgcggtgaaaagatgcaaactaaaatgtaaaaatattgagtattttcttctagcaatatttttttatggaagtgccaaacagcatgatgacaaaagagaggatgacgagcaaactttgacagaattaagttcagctcatcgccactcatcgccgttcgcaagcaaaatgtcagttagtacaaaccagttacattaaacgaattaaattgttcttgtttgccatataataaacatcttataaaccggtcgtgtgtacagacctcactgcgttcggtctgtactcacgacctcggtcaagattctcctatacacacctcctgctcggttaataagagctaaataatatttaacaataattattattctaagaGGGCGTGCTGGGTATGAAGTGATAGATTTCTAACAAGGTACTATATGTAGCGCCAAGGTGGTTATAATCATTTCGTATTCAGCAAACCTGAGAAGAATAATAAGATTGTTTCGTTGGTGTTCCTGGGGGTAGTATTGTTGACTAATGCATTGATTTCTgcctcagagctgcaaaaatgttttcagcttgctttattgctgatgctttccttgaccatattaggtacagcaggtgtATGAACTGATAGTCTGTGTCTGatgagccaatgaaaatgctggaaatctgacatccgtggttcagtttttaataaaatcttTTATTATGTCTGCCAGATACAACCGAAACCAGGTACGAGTGGACCGAGCCTCCATTTCAGGGACGTTAGGAGGTGCTGGTGTGGCCCTGTTGTTAGGGGGCTCTGCTGTTTCTGGTGCTGTGGTGGGGCTTGTTGGTGGAACAGTTACCATGGGGATCTACAATGCAGTTTCTGCTGAAAGGCACATTTGAGAGACAGCTTGTGGAAAGACTACTTGTGATGGTCCTATCTGTATTAGGTTGGACTTCAATAAAACAGGGTGTTGTGTGATATGATATCATTATTTTTGCTTGCATTTAGGTTGATAATAGTTCCATGAGTATTACTGTGTGATCTTGGTAAAAAGATGTATGAAGGTTTGCAGAACATTATGATCTTGAAGATCTGAGTCATGTCTTCTTAACTTAAATCCTTGAGAACAGGgatgg containing:
- the LOC138007956 gene encoding uncharacterized protein; its protein translation is MEPNGVGPMPVDNQERKRSTDIKAWETVSDSLRNGTFELKKLDPPQVRSKTSLTSSCDEKNIKEEGRATSLPGSTAELDLVTWPTDDDSQCEVRVTILPAVPAVKDDARKPSRYSTQHQNRSQLVPRPDNHLCLAITGMICCCFPLGVVGFICAMQVDKAYDDGNREGAAWRSRNARYLSLTAVVFGMLGIVGASFYLIFYHLVPSLS
- the LOC138007957 gene encoding uncharacterized protein produces the protein MSHQFCWFRNILGQKLTDEEMGNIKYPRVELYSHVTFKTIQAGALLGMIVIAPAVRLAAGPRTLKAVTETALRYGRNGAIIGIPLGSLMTYGRATSGDGIDEDGFIDRAYRLRYNRNQVRVDRASISGTLGGAGVALLLGGSAVSGAVVGLVGGTVTMGIYNAVSAERHI